In Plodia interpunctella isolate USDA-ARS_2022_Savannah chromosome 1, ilPloInte3.2, whole genome shotgun sequence, one DNA window encodes the following:
- the Wdr59 gene encoding GATOR2 complex protein WDR59: MSVHWSSELMKWEYRDLQATAMSVDFSGNNVLLAGRRWLAIKQISLEDDGGDIVKKYPRHSKYDAAGAEWCQSYHGQKLCAIASNQRVDVYEWRAGNDLTCICSLRGHTRVVSDTHFHRQDHNLIATCSIDTFTHLWDLRDARKPVVSLCAVAGASQVQWNKVATHIVATAHDGDIKIWDYRKHTAPIHYISAHLCKIHGVDWSPHHEYQLVTSSHDGSIKYFDINNGRRPENIIMTNFPVWRAIYTPFGSGLLTIGVGWGGLPRAEQAGVIGIWVGGSLTHRLVGHTDTVQTMVWRPNTSPANYQLVTWGRDQTLRLWAMHPSLLKMCNHYLPDDDDHDEDNNSDSTSYSSIVGSMNDVSLDNKGQDIQMNKLSNKSMTSIDEEFESIREMANIEVTDMNIETRTCQIHSERNGYTANLQVVFPRNVMEQTIPKFSWLSGTNVDSATTIKILQAINKTAYKKKKEGHRCLLHCLKTLATSVDEIPVKSNDDTDSMKSSQRSQSESENAGDSCIPFPRTCGAKWCGVSTLVVFNRPPNARRLSLKQETGTPRSMSSLSLAPTIFGTGYSSVSPHATTTPSPTNAPGFPQLHHRHASNSITTFYFQDRWKAQGRRAGSMRSRGSISGCGAPRVLLYSAANLFPLRQDLAEKYVIDADDPVEMCEKNAKIALEEEECELSQAWALAALVARSLKARVVDHLASSEETMGWIGHPLCCNLLQSLISHYAKCSDLQTAAMLACAFSVFNDTSNSSSQSTISTSSCGNGTSPYSTVNQYSEISADGWTLPIVLRSNSCSEAENFYTDSTVSKSEKTTSCVLDEATVHLYHCFKRVYADILLRWQLIYKKTEVLKLVRCKQSDGSWTGPELGAECARCGRVQTGAVCAQCRTLALRCAVCALGVRGLAAACSYCGHAGHARHMMDWFTKRDTCPTGCGCKCSIEGTTVWKGSKYV; this comes from the exons agcAACCAGAGAGTTGATGTGTATGAGTGGCGTGCTGGCAATGACCTGACTTGTATATGTTCTCTCCGAGGACATACTCGTGTTGTTAGTGACACCCATTTTCATAGACAAGATCATAATTTAATAGCTACCTGCTCTATTGATACATTTACTCATTTATGGGATTTACGAGATGCTAGAAAACCTGTTGTATCTCTTTGTGCAGTGG ctGGTGCATCTCAAGTGCAATGGAATAAAGTGGCTACACATATTGTAGCCACAGCACATGAtggagatataaaaatctggGACTACCGTAAGCACACGGCACCCATACATTACATATCGGCTCATCTGTGCAAGATACATGGAGTAGACTGGAGTCCCCATCATGAGTATCAGTTAGTCACTTCTAGCCATGATGGTAGcatcaaatattttgacataaacaATGGAAGACGTccagaaaatattatcatgACAAATTTCCCTGTATGGAGAGCTATTTACACTCCGTTTGGTAGTGGGCTGTTGACAATTGGAGTGGGATGGGGAGGATTGCCAAGAGCTGAACAAGCCGGGGTGATTGGGATATGGGTAGGAGGGTCTTTGACTCATAGGCTAGTTGGCCACACAGATACTGTACAGACCATGGTGTGGCGACCGAACACTTCACCAGCTAATTACCAGTTGGTTACTTGGGGAAGAGATCAAACTTTGAGACTATGGGCAATGCACCCATCGTTATTGAAAATGTGTAATCATTACCTGCCCGATGATGATGATCATGATGAAGATAACAACAGTGACT ctACAAGTTATTCCTCCATAGTTGGCTCTATGAATGATGTGTCACTCGATAATAAAGGTCAAGACATTCAAATG AACAAGCTTTCCAATAAGTCCATGACGTCAATAGATGAAGAATTTGAGTCAATTCGAGAGATGGCTAACATTGAAGTGACAGACATGAACATTGAGACACGAACATGTCAGATTCATTCAGAGCGCAACGGGTACACTGCCAACTTGCAAGTGGTGTTCCCCAGAAATGTTATGGAACAAACTATACCGAAATTCTCTTGGCTGTCTGGTACAAATGTTGATAGTGCTACTACTATAAAAATTCTTCAGGCCATTAATAAAACTGCTtacaaaaagaagaaagaaggcCACAGATGTCTGTTACATTGCCTGAAAACATTGGCAACGTCAGTTGATGAG ATACCCGTAAAGTCAAATGATGACACAGACTCAATGAAATCGAGCCAGAGAAGTCAATCGGAAAGTGAAAACGCGGGAGACTCGTGCATCCCTTTCCCTCGCACTTGCGGCGCTAAATGGTGCGGAGTGAGCACGTTAGTCGTATTCAATCGACCGCCAAATGCTAGAAGATTATCGTTGAAACAGGAGACGGGTACACCCCGGTCTATGTCCTCATTGTCTCTGGCGCCAACTATTTTTGGAACTGGATACAGTTCAGTCTCGCCTCATGCCACAACCACTCCTTCGCCGACTAACGCTCCGGGATTTCCGCAGTTGCACCATAGACATGCGTCAAATTCTATAACAACCTTCTACTTTCAGGATAGATGG AAGGCGCAAGGTCGCCGCGCCGGCAGCATGCGCAGCCGCGGCAGCATCTCTGGCTGCGGCGCGCCGCGCGTGCTGCTGTACTCCGCCGCCAACCTGTTCCCGCTGCGGCAGGACCTCGCTGAGAAGTACGTCATCGATGCTGACGATCCCGTCG AAATGTGCGAGAAGAACGCCAAGATAGCATTGGAAGAAGAGGAATGCGAGTTGTCCCAAGCGTGGGCGCTGGCGGCGCTGGTGGCGCGGTCGTTGAAGGCTCGCGTGGTGGACCACCTGGCCTCGAGCGAGGAAACCATGGGCTGGATCGGCCACCCCCTCTGTTGCAACCTGCTGCAGTCGTT AATTTCCCACTACGCAAAATGTTCAGACCTACAAACGGCGGCCATGCTGGCGTGCGCTTTCTCAGTATTCAACGACACCAGCAACTCCAGCTCGCAGTCCACGATAAGCACTTCTAGTTGT GGAAATGGCACATCGCCATACAGCACCGTGAACCAATATAGCGAAATAAGCGCCGACGGCTGGACCCTGCCCATCGTACTGCGAAGCAACTCCTGTTCAGAAGCGGAGAACTTCTACACCGACTCCACCGTGTCCAAGTCTGAGAAAACCACGTCATGTGTGTTGGACGAGGCGACCGTCCATCTGTACCACTGCTTCAAGAGGGTGTATGCTGATATATTGCTGCGGTGGCAGCTGATATATAAGAAGACTGAA GTGTTGAAGCTAGTCCGCTGCAAGCAGTCAGACGGCAGCTGGACGGGCCCGGAGCTGGGCGCGGAGTGCGCTCGCTGCGGCCGCGTGCAGACGGGCGCGGTGTGCGCGCAGTGCCGCACGCTGGCGCTGCGCTGCGCCGTGTGCGCGCTCGGCGTGCGCGGCCTCGCCGCCGCCTGCTCCTACTGCGGTCACGCCGGACACGCGCGACACATGATGGACTG GTTTACAAAACGTGATACCTGCCCGACTGGTTGTGGATGCAAATGCAGTATAGAAGGCACTACCGTGTGGAAGGGGTCCAAATATGTGTAA